From the Lathyrus oleraceus cultivar Zhongwan6 chromosome 4, CAAS_Psat_ZW6_1.0, whole genome shotgun sequence genome, one window contains:
- the LOC127076211 gene encoding FCS-Like Zinc finger 17, with amino-acid sequence MEVGLRLLPYIISSKSNSNILIKSAVKKPNQTIPMDFCFLKTCNLCNKHLSQDKDIYMYRGDHGFCSIECRNRQIVLDDMKELEICTKKMVKSYRQCCSEARRETSLILEDIRMQRLKSNV; translated from the exons ATGGAAGTTGGTCTAAGACTCCTTCCCTATATTATCAGCTCAAAGAGTAACTCAAATATTCTTATCAAATCTGCGGTGAAAAAGCCAAACCAAACCATCCCTATGGATTTCTGCTTCCTCAAAACTTGCAATTTGTGTAATAAACACCTCAGCCAAGACAAAGATATCTACATGTAcag AGGAGATCACGGTTTCTGCAGTATAGAGTGCCGGAACAGACAAATAGTTTTGGATGACATGAAAGAATTAGAGATTTGCACTAAGAAAATGGTAAAATCTTATAGGCAATGTTGTAGTGAGGCGCGCAGAGAGACGAGCCTTATTCTGGAGGACATTCGAATGCAAAGACTGAAATCTAATGTATAA
- the LOC127138007 gene encoding uncharacterized protein LOC127138007 — translation MGQLMETLQAVARGQEVITRSHEELRLANQRVAANTPIPPPGNPPVQIPMGPPGGAPPLGGGGPVNPSPVVPPGFEVDEQNDAFYNPREESVYDAFGPTSAEIDRKFRAIEEKMKAMEGPSTFGLDAAEMCLVPDVQIPAKFKVPTFEKYQGVTCPRTHIRAYCRKMAAYSRDEKLLMHFFQDSLSGASLEWYIQLESTTIRTWKDLAEAFLKHYQYNTDMAPNRTQLQSLTQKSEESFKEYAQR, via the coding sequence ATGGGGCAACTGATGGAGACTCTCCAAGCTGTGGCCAGGGGCCAAGAAGTCATCACTAGGAGTCATGAGGAACTCCGCTTGGCCAACCAGAGAGTTGCCGCTAATACTCCTATACCTCCACCTGGCAACCCTCCAGTCCAGATCCCTATGGGACCACCAGGAGGTGCACCCCCGCTTGGAGGAGGGGGTCCAGTGAACCCAAGTCCTGTCGTTCCCCCCGGTTTCGAGGTGGACGAGCAAAATGATGCCTTCTACAACCCCAGGGAAGAATCAGTCTATGATGCTTTTGGACCAACCAGTGCTGAAATTGACAGAAAGTTTCGGGCCATAGAGGAGAAAATGAAGGCCATGGAGGGACCCAGTACCTTCGGCTTGGATGCTGCTGAAATGTGTTTGGTGCCGGACGTGCAAATACCCGCCAAATTCAAGGTGCCTACCTTCGAAAAGTATCAAGGGGTCACCTGTCCCAGGACGCACATCCGAGCATACTGTAGGAAGATGGCTGCGTACTCAAGAGATGAAAAGCTACTCATGcatttcttccaagacagcctaaGTGGGGCTTCATTGGAATGGTACATACAACTGGAGAGTACAACCATCCGGACATGGAAGGATCTGGCTGAGGCATTCTTAAAACACTACCAGTACAACACGGATATGGCTCCGAATCGGACCCAACTCCAAAGCTTAACACAGAAATCTGAGGAATctttcaaggaatacgcccagcgTTGA